The Coregonus clupeaformis isolate EN_2021a unplaced genomic scaffold, ASM2061545v1 scaf2812, whole genome shotgun sequence genome includes a region encoding these proteins:
- the LOC123489181 gene encoding structural maintenance of chromosomes protein 2-like: MNMLSQAEERYNDLMKKKRIVENDKSKILQTIEELDQKKKEALNIAWQKVNKDFGSIFSTLLPGADARLAPPEGCGALEGLEFKVALGNTWKENLTELSGGQRSLVALSLILAMLLFKPAPIYILDEVDAALDLSHTQNIGQMLRTHFTHSQFVVVSLKDGMFTNANVLFKTKFVDGVSAVSRTTQAQPDQNQTHKGQRQGPSQRPQARKNSPLTSVASEGLTDARGFYVSVWVHHQSVSMVILLSIPLARELAFWLNIMKPKYMAIYTFVCVSEIYCSAPNVSILMSVTFSTVLGGDMFLQRNL; encoded by the exons atgaacatgctgagtcaagctgaggagagg TATAATGACCtgatgaagaagaagaggatCGTGGAGAATGACAAGTCGAAGATCCTCCAGACCATCGAGGAGCTGGACCAGAAGAAGAAGGAGGCCCTCAACATCGCCTGGCagaag GTGAATAAAGACTTTGGTAGTATCTTCTCCACCCTGCTGCCGGGGGCTGATGCCCGCCTGGCCCCCCCTGAAGGCTGTGGGGCCCTTGAGGGCCTGGAGTTCAAGGTGGCTCTGGGAAACACATGGAAGGAGAACCTCACTGAACTCAGCGGAGGACAGCG GTCTCTGGTAGCCCTGTCTCTGATCCTGGCCATGCTGCTGTTTAAACCAGCTCCTATCTACATATTGGATGAGGTGGATGCTGCCCTGGACCTCTCCCACACGCAGAATATAGGACAGATGCTGAGAACACACTTCACACActcccag TTTGTGGTGGTGTCTCTGAAGGATGGCATGTTCACCAACGCCAACGTTCTGTTCAAGACCAAGTTCGTAGACGGGGTGTCCGCCGTGTCCCGTACCACCCAGGCCCAACCAGACCAGAACCAGACCCACAAGGGACAGCGACAAGGCCCGTCTCAAAGGCCGCAGGCACGAAAAAACTCACCGCTAACGTCTGTAGCTAGCGAGGGGCTTACTGATGCTAGAGGTTTCTACGTGTCTGTTTGGGTTCATCACCAAAGCGTTTCTATGGTTATTTTGCTGTCCATTCCACTAGCCAGGGAGCTAGCCTTTTGGCTTAACATAATGAAACCTAAATATATGGCAATTTATacttttgtctgtgtgtctgaaaTCTACTGTTCCGCACCAAATGTGAGTATTTTAATGTCTGTTACTTTCTCCACTGTCTTGGGGGGGGACATGTTTCTACAGCGGAATTTGtaa